One Cucumis sativus cultivar 9930 chromosome 1, Cucumber_9930_V3, whole genome shotgun sequence DNA segment encodes these proteins:
- the LOC101206560 gene encoding nucleobase-ascorbate transporter 2 isoform X2, with protein MEAPKPEEITHPPMDQLQGLEYCIDSNPSWGEAIALGFQHYILALGTAVMIPSFLVPLMGGDDGDKVRVVQTLLFVEGINTLLQTLFGTRLPTVIGGSYAFMVPIISIIHDSSLSRIEDPHLRFLNTMRAVQGALIVSSSIQIILGYSQLWAICSRFFSPLGMVPVIALVGFGLFDRGFPVVGRCVEIGVPMLILFIAFSQYLKGFHTRQLPILERFALLITVTVIWAYAHLLTASGAYKHRPELTQMNCRTDRANLISSAPWIKIPYPLQWGAPTFNAGHAFGMMAAVLVSLVESTGAFKAASRLASATPPPAHVLSRGIGWQGIGILLSGLFGTLSGSTVSIENVGLLGSTRVGSRRVIQISAGFMIFFSILASVGLSFLQFTNMNSMRNLFITGVALYLGLSVPDYFREYTAKAFHGPAHTNAGWFNDFLNTIFFSPPTVALIVAVFLDNTLDYKDSARDRGMPWWVKFRTFKGDSRNEEFYTLPFNLNRFFPPS; from the exons ATGGAAGCTCCAAAACCAGAGGAGATTACCCATCCACCAATGGATCAACTTCAGGGCTTGGAGTACTGTATTGATTCTAACCCGTCTTGGG GGGAAGCAATTGCTTTGGGTTTTCAGCACTACATTCTGGCTTTGGGTACTGCTGTGATGATTCCTTCTTTCCTTGTTCCTTTGATGGGAGGCGATGAT GGTGATAAAGTGAGGGTTGTACAGACTCTACTTTTTGTTGAAGGGATCAATACGCTTCTACAAACTCTGTTTGGTACAAGATTGCCTACTGTTATCGGAGGTTCTTATGCTTTTATGGTTCCGATTATTTCAATCATTCACGACTCATCTTTATCAAGAATCGAGGACCCCCATTTG AGATTTCTGAACACAATGAGAGCAGTTCAAGGAGCTCTAATTGTATCATCAAGCATACAGATTATCCTGGGATACAGTCAGTTGTGGGCTATTTGTTCGAG GTTCTTCAGTCCTCTTGGAATGGTCCCTGTGATTGCACTAGTAGGCTTTGGTCTGTTTGACAGAGGCTTCCCAGTG GTTGGAAGATGTGTGGAAATTGGCGTTCCAATGCTTATACTGTTCATAGCCTTCTCACAG TATCTCAAAGGTTTTCATACCAGGCAACTGCCTATACTCGAACGGTTTGCTCTTCTTATAACAGTCACTGTGATATGGGCATATGCACACCTATTGACAGCCAGTGGTGCTTACAAACATAGACCGGAATTAACTCAAATGAATTGTCGAACTGACAGGGCCAACCTCATATCATCTGCTCCATG GATTAAGATTCCATACCCTCTTCAGTGGGGTGCTCCAACTTTCAATGCTGGTCACGCTTTTGGGATGATGGCTGCAGTTCTGGTATCTTTGGTTGAG TCAACCGGAGCGTTTAAGGCAGCTTCACGTTTAGCAAGTGCAACCCCTCCTCCAGCTCATGTTCTAAGCCGAGGCATTGGTTGGCAGGGGATTGGTATTCTTCTGAGTGGTCTATTTGGGACACTCTCTGGATCAACTGTGTCAAT AGAAAACGTAGGGCTGCTCGGTAGCACCCGTGTTGGTAGCCGCAGGGTTATCCAGATTTCAGCTGGATTTATGATATTCTTCTCAATTCTAG CCTCCGTAgggttgtcatttttgcaatttaccAACATGAATTCAATGAGGAATCTCTTCATTACTGGGGTAGCATTGTACTTAGGTTTGTCTGTGCCTGATTATTTTAGGGAGTACACTGCAAAGGCTTTTCATGGTCCTGCTCACACAAACGCTGGATGG TTCAATGACTTCCTCAACACTATCTTCTTCTCGCCACCAACAGTAGCCCTCATTGTCGCTGTTTTCTTGGATAACACACTAGACTATAAAGACAGTGCTAGAGACAGGGGAATGCCATGGTGGGTTAAGTTCAGGACGTTTAAGGGAGACAGCAGGAATGAGGAGTTCTACACTCTTCCATTTAACCTAAATCGTTTCTTCCCTCCATCTTGA
- the LOC101206560 gene encoding nucleobase-ascorbate transporter 2 isoform X1: protein MEAPKPEEITHPPMDQLQGLEYCIDSNPSWGEAIALGFQHYILALGTAVMIPSFLVPLMGGDDGDKVRVVQTLLFVEGINTLLQTLFGTRLPTVIGGSYAFMVPIISIIHDSSLSRIEDPHLRFLNTMRAVQGALIVSSSIQIILGYSQLWAICSRFFSPLGMVPVIALVGFGLFDRGFPVVGRCVEIGVPMLILFIAFSQYLKGFHTRQLPILERFALLITVTVIWAYAHLLTASGAYKHRPELTQMNCRTDRANLISSAPWIKIPYPLQWGAPTFNAGHAFGMMAAVLVSLVESTGAFKAASRLASATPPPAHVLSRGIGWQGIGILLSGLFGTLSGSTVSIENVGLLGSTRVGSRRVIQISAGFMIFFSILGKFGALFASIPFTIFAAVYCVLFGLVASVGLSFLQFTNMNSMRNLFITGVALYLGLSVPDYFREYTAKAFHGPAHTNAGWFNDFLNTIFFSPPTVALIVAVFLDNTLDYKDSARDRGMPWWVKFRTFKGDSRNEEFYTLPFNLNRFFPPS, encoded by the exons ATGGAAGCTCCAAAACCAGAGGAGATTACCCATCCACCAATGGATCAACTTCAGGGCTTGGAGTACTGTATTGATTCTAACCCGTCTTGGG GGGAAGCAATTGCTTTGGGTTTTCAGCACTACATTCTGGCTTTGGGTACTGCTGTGATGATTCCTTCTTTCCTTGTTCCTTTGATGGGAGGCGATGAT GGTGATAAAGTGAGGGTTGTACAGACTCTACTTTTTGTTGAAGGGATCAATACGCTTCTACAAACTCTGTTTGGTACAAGATTGCCTACTGTTATCGGAGGTTCTTATGCTTTTATGGTTCCGATTATTTCAATCATTCACGACTCATCTTTATCAAGAATCGAGGACCCCCATTTG AGATTTCTGAACACAATGAGAGCAGTTCAAGGAGCTCTAATTGTATCATCAAGCATACAGATTATCCTGGGATACAGTCAGTTGTGGGCTATTTGTTCGAG GTTCTTCAGTCCTCTTGGAATGGTCCCTGTGATTGCACTAGTAGGCTTTGGTCTGTTTGACAGAGGCTTCCCAGTG GTTGGAAGATGTGTGGAAATTGGCGTTCCAATGCTTATACTGTTCATAGCCTTCTCACAG TATCTCAAAGGTTTTCATACCAGGCAACTGCCTATACTCGAACGGTTTGCTCTTCTTATAACAGTCACTGTGATATGGGCATATGCACACCTATTGACAGCCAGTGGTGCTTACAAACATAGACCGGAATTAACTCAAATGAATTGTCGAACTGACAGGGCCAACCTCATATCATCTGCTCCATG GATTAAGATTCCATACCCTCTTCAGTGGGGTGCTCCAACTTTCAATGCTGGTCACGCTTTTGGGATGATGGCTGCAGTTCTGGTATCTTTGGTTGAG TCAACCGGAGCGTTTAAGGCAGCTTCACGTTTAGCAAGTGCAACCCCTCCTCCAGCTCATGTTCTAAGCCGAGGCATTGGTTGGCAGGGGATTGGTATTCTTCTGAGTGGTCTATTTGGGACACTCTCTGGATCAACTGTGTCAAT AGAAAACGTAGGGCTGCTCGGTAGCACCCGTGTTGGTAGCCGCAGGGTTATCCAGATTTCAGCTGGATTTATGATATTCTTCTCAATTCTAG GGAAATTTGGAGCATTGTTTGCTTCAATACCCTTCACCATATTTGCAGCTGTATATTGTGTCTTATTTGGTCTTGTTG CCTCCGTAgggttgtcatttttgcaatttaccAACATGAATTCAATGAGGAATCTCTTCATTACTGGGGTAGCATTGTACTTAGGTTTGTCTGTGCCTGATTATTTTAGGGAGTACACTGCAAAGGCTTTTCATGGTCCTGCTCACACAAACGCTGGATGG TTCAATGACTTCCTCAACACTATCTTCTTCTCGCCACCAACAGTAGCCCTCATTGTCGCTGTTTTCTTGGATAACACACTAGACTATAAAGACAGTGCTAGAGACAGGGGAATGCCATGGTGGGTTAAGTTCAGGACGTTTAAGGGAGACAGCAGGAATGAGGAGTTCTACACTCTTCCATTTAACCTAAATCGTTTCTTCCCTCCATCTTGA
- the LOC101206323 gene encoding uncharacterized protein LOC101206323 — protein MASKKKQSEGIALLSMYNDEDDEMEDVEDLEEEEDGELHPQQMEEEGGEEDYAGVRVAEEELVANSDRMIISDSANDSTPPVAGENLTPDKLKFGSSTPQPPQVVVSSSPMVLQIGQLDNSGRRRGTLAIVDYGHDEAAMSPEAEDGEIEESGRVTFGDELLGTNGDFDRSSPGTVMISTSNNLSTPQISESPHSGSMNNVMPESETEKVEETVEEEKKDIDPLDKFLPPPPKEKCSEDLQRKINKFLEYKKAGKSFNAEVRNRKDYRNPDFLLHAVRYQDIDQIGSCFSKEVFDPHGYDKSDYYTEIEADMKREMERKELERKKSPKMEFVTGGTQPGGTVVTAPKINIPFSGVSAITTSGLHSAAPASDAIPRDGRQNKKSKWDKVDGDRRNPVISGGSDAASAHAALLSAANVGSGYMAFAQQRRREAEEKRSGERKLDRRS, from the exons ATGGCATCCAAGAAGAAACAATCTGAAGGAATAGCTTTACTCTCGATGTACAATGATGAGGATGATGAAATGGAAGACGTTGAAGacctagaagaagaagaagatggtgaACTCCATCCGCAACAGATGGAAGAAGAGGGAGGAGAGGAAGATTATGCTGGAGTTAGGGTTGCAGAAGAAGAGTTGGTTGCAAACAGTGATAGAATGATTATCAGTGATTCTGCTAATGATTCGACGCCGCCGGTTGCTGGTGAAAATTTGACTCCGGATAAGCTCAAATTCGGGTCATCCACACCGCAGCCACCCCAGGTTGTGGTTTCATCGTCGCCAATGGTATTACAAATTGGGCAATTAGATAATTCTGGTAGGAGAAGGGGAACACTTGCGATAGTTGATTACGGTCATGATGAAGCCGCAATGTCTCCCGAGGCTGAG GATGGAGAAATTGAGGAATCTGGTCGTGTCACATTTGGTGATGAGCTTTTAGGCACTAATG GTGATTTTGATAGATCATCTCCAGGAACTGTAATGATCTCAACATCAAACAATCTATCCACTCCTCAAATTTCTGAATCACCACATTCTGGTTCAATGAACAATGTGATGCCAGAATCTGAAACTGAAAAAGTTGAGGAAActgttgaagaagagaaaaaagatattgatCCCTTGGACAAGTTTCTTCCTCCtccaccaaaagaaaaatgctcAGAGGATCTACAG AGGAAAATCAATAAGTTTCTCGAGTATAAGAAAGCTGGAAAAAGCTTCAATGCAGAAGTACGGAATAGGAAGGATTACCGGAATCCAGATTTCTTGTTACATGCTGTGAGGTATCAAGATATTGACCAGATTGGGTCTTGCTTCAGTAAGGAAGTGTTTGACCCTCATGGATATGATAAAAGTGACTACTATACGGAAATAG AGGCTGACATGAAACGTGAGATGGAGAGGAAGGAGctggaaaggaagaaaagtcCGAAGATGGAGTTTGTTACAGGAGGAACACAACCTGGTGGTACAGTTGTGACTGctcctaaaataaatatacccTTTTCAG GTGTTTCAGCTATCACAACTAGTGGACTACATTCAGCAGCTCCTGCATCTGATGCCATTCCTAGGGATGGaagacaaaacaaaaaatcaaaatgggATAAG GTAGATGGAGATAGAAGGAATCCAGTAATTTCTGGTGGGTCAGATGCAGCTAGTGCCCATGCAGCTTTACTATCTGCTGCTAATGTTGGCTCTGGATACATGGCTTTTGC GCAACAAAGACGGCGAGAGGctgaagaaaaaagatccGGTGAGAGGAAATTGGATAGAAGATCGTAA